From one Nothobranchius furzeri strain GRZ-AD chromosome 2, NfurGRZ-RIMD1, whole genome shotgun sequence genomic stretch:
- the LOC129160642 gene encoding gastrula zinc finger protein XlCGF57.1: MDADVKEVVPVKEEAPEEQSASVDQQDSEHLHIKEEQEVLRASVEEEHLCLKEETDASRFPLTAVSIKSEDEEEKPLSSQLHQQQIEDKDFLTSCSADQLTVETCRSPDLNLHKQTSNSSETEVSGEDDVNLDSELSDSGPETADGDNESRSESHVNTVNKSFSCPECGKQFLHKWSLRKHVRVSGHSAVRPPGCLGKKKCVRVDQHVDSCRKLQKELKSFSCGDCGKRFSTISLLNRHVKVHTGQKPFPCELCGKGFSQKTHLNGHMGLHTGQKPFACELCGKRFSTKSLLNRHVQVHTGQKPFTCELCGKIFRLKGTLSRHMHVHTGQKPFACELCGKRFNQKTNLNSHMSVHTGQKPFACELCGKRFSQKIYLNSHTRVHTESKPFACELCGQRFKLKTTLNTHIIAHTGQKPFACEFCGKRFSQKTNLNSHMRVHTGQKPFPCEVCGKRFSQKATLNRHMSIHSGQKPFPCEVCGKRFSQKATLKRHMSVHSGHK, encoded by the exons atggacgcag ATGTTAAAGAGGTGGTGccagttaaagaagaagctcctgaagaacagagtgctagtgtggaccagcaggactcGGAACACCTCCACATCAAGGAGGAACAGGAAGTACTTCGGGCCAGTGTGGAGGaagagcatctctgtttgaaaGAGGAGACTGATGCTTCCAGGTTTCCTTTAACTgcagtttctataaagagtgaggatgaagaagagaaacctcTTTCCTCAcaacttcatcagcagcaaatagaagacaaagATTTTCTAACCAGCTGCTCAGCTGATCAGTTGACAGTGGAAACTTGCAGGAGCCCAGATCTGAACCTTCACAAACAGACATCCAATtcgtcagagactgaagttagtggagaggatgatgtgaatctagactctgagctgtcagactctgggcctgaaactgCAGATGGAGACAATGAGAGCAGGTCTGagtcacatgttaacactgttaacaaatcctttagctgccctgagtgtggtaaacaatttctccacaagtggtctctACGGAAACATGTGAGAGTGTCAGGTCATTCAGCAGTAAGGCCGCCAGGCTGTTTGGGTAAAAAGAAATGTGTCAGAGTGGATCAACATGTAGACTCATGCAGGAAACTCCAGAaagaactaaaatcatttagttgtggtgactgtggaaaaagatttagcacaATATCACTTTTAAACAGACacgtgaaagtccacacaggacagaagccttttccttgtgagctctgtggaaaaggatttagccaaaagacacatttaaacggtCACATGggactccacacaggacagaagccctttgcCTGCGAGctatgtggaaaaagatttagcacaAAATCACTTTTAAACAGACACGTacaagtccacacaggacagaagccttttaccTGTGAACTATGTGGTAAAATATTTAGACTAAAGGGAACTTTAAGCAGACATATgcatgtccacacaggacagaagccttttgcctgtgagctctgtggaaaaagatttaaccaaaagacaaatttaaacagtcacatgagtgtccacacaggacagaagccttttgcatgtgaactctgtggaaagagatttagccaaaagatatACCTAAACAGTCACACAAGAGTCCACACAGAatcgaagccttttgcctgtgagctctgtggtcaaagatttaagCTTAAGACAACGTTAAACACTCACATAATagcccacacaggacagaagccttttgcttgtgagttctgtggaaaaagatttagccaaaagacaaatttaaacagtcacatgagagtccacacaggacagaagccttttcccTGTGaggtctgtggaaaaagatttagccaaaaggcaactttaaacagacacatgagtatCCACTCAGGTCAGAAGCCTTTTCCCTGTGaggtctgtggaaaaagatttagccaaaaggcaaCTTTAAAaagacacatgagtgtccactcAGGTCACAAGTAA